TTCCCTAGGAATGTTCTGAAGTAATAAACTGCTGCCAACGTATACAAGTTTACATATCATTGTAATGGACTCATTTTAAATTAGTGAGTTTTTCTAAAATGGTCTTTTAGAAGGCCTCTGTTCACTGAAATTCATAAATGTTGGACGTCGCTGACTTGTATAGTTGTATGCATCAAAGTTACATtgcattaatatattaatatttggaAATGCAAAGACAAAATATGCTGTCAATCTCAAAAGATGACGTCTTTCATATTTACAGGAAATTGGATGTAATATTATTTTCACATATGTTCCTTTTggcatatcttttagttttatttatttcattaaaaaaaactaTCCATCAACTTATCAATACCTCATAacttgttatttaatttatttactttcAGAGGAGAGAAAGCAACTGCTGAATCTGTAGCAGATGCTATTGCAGACAACCGCGCTGAAATAGTGCATCTACCATCCTCCTTGGATCTTCATATTCCATTACCATCAAAAGAATGCCCAAGTTGTGATGGAACTGTATGACTCAATCTCCTGGTTGTCTTTCTTTTTCATTAATAAGCTGAATCCCACTTtccttttttgaaaaaaaaaaatagtatttcaaAAATAAGCTGCACCACACCATGCTTTGTTTAGTAACCCTCTTGTTCTGTAATATTTGGTTAAACATTATACTAATTCTCCAGGGTGTAATGAGCTGTCCTGAGTGcaaaaacaagttgcaagtgAGGATCTCAGCGGATGATGTGAGTTGCTTTCTTTATTCTGGGGTTCTTAGAacttatattttcttttaattgttgactTATCTGATTCATACTTTCATATTTATTAGTATCCATTAAAGTTTACTAGTTTTTGCAAATTTTAAGCAAGCATCCCTTTGTTTATGCAGATTATGGAGCCCCCATGGAAAGCTTATAATATCTTGAGAAAGATGGATTATCCATTTGAGGTCAGTATTATTTCATATCTGagtttatctttattattatgaGCATAGTTAACTCCGATATACAACTAAAGGCAACCCTTGGTCCTGAATGTTATGGTTACTTAAAGCAATGCATTTGATAATCATAGTTTTCCCTACTAATATTTTCGTAATTAGCTTTGTCCTCCCTTGATCTTTTTAGTTTTGTTATACTCTGCCTTTATACTTTCATTTGTTATCATGCATAAGCATAAGGTTCATATTATTGTTTGATTTACATTACTTGACATGCGAATCTAACTATTTGTTGTTTTCAATTCCCAGCACATAACGCACAGCATGAAAGATCCAAGTATTGCTGCATTTTGGCTGCTAACCTTTCCTCAAATTATGGGTGGATTTACCTATGATGATGATGTGAAGCAGAAAATATGGTGGCAGTACAAGGTTGTTGTTCATATTCCTTTTTGTTTTTAGTTAAACTCTTAATCTATTCCTTTCCCCACCTGTTGTTTTCAATATATTATCGTTTTTACTTTTGTATCTCCTTAGTTGCCACATGCAATGCCCAGTTTATTCAAATCAATTTTGTTAAACTAAGTTTGAACAATTGTACCTATTTATGTTGGCATTCAATGGAGCATTATGAACTTGAAAATGTGCTTTTGATGAGAAAACATAAGTCACAAAATGATCACCTTTACTTTTATATTATACCTTTCTAAATGATCCTTTTGTGGTGAACTTAGGAATCCACGCAGTATGATCAACTCCGAGATGTGGTGGCCAAGAGGAAACCAGGGTGGGAGTACCTGCAGGAGGTAGGTTTCTCGTACTGCATCTCAGGTTGTTTATTGAAGCTTTGGTTAATGCACATACCAAGCTTCTGAAATTAGTATTGTGGTGAAACTATATAATCTAAATTTACTTGGCATTTTatttaaatcaatttaacacccttctcttttatttttttaatttgggatCTTTCTGTTATCACAGGCCTTGATATCTATAGATCCTGAAAGGGCAAGGGATGATCCTATCATTGTGAGAAATGTTCCTTTCTATAAAGCTAAGAAGGCTCTAGAGTCGGAGGTTATGAAGCTTGATCCTCCACCAAGACCGCCAAATTGGGGTGTCCGTACTCACTAAATTCATCTTCTGCTAATTATTCTTATTCTTTTTATCGCTATTACTTTTTTCCGCCATCTCCTTCTCAAATTAgaattttcttttgttaagttCACCTTTTGAATGTTTTCTCCTTTCAATTTACTAGAATGAGCATATAGCTCATTACTCAGTTTCCTAAAAAGGGTGGCAAGGGAACTTCTTCAGTTTTGTTTCTTTAGCATCGGTGTAGGCACCATTGGGCATAACTAACTGCAAAGAATTGGCAGGAGCTGGATCTTCCATTGAGTTCATCATCTTGGAGTGAGGAGGATCTCAAAGATCCGGAGAAGTTCTATGAAATGACTGTTCTTCTTAATGCACAAAGAGAAATCTCCAATAAGATCTTGGATGCACAGTGGGAAACTAAATGGCGACAGGAAAAGGTTCGACATTTTTGTCTTTCAATTTCCTGTTTGTTTCCTTCATGGTGAGACGATAAACATGTATATGATTTATCAAATACCATCTTATTTTGGTATGTGCGGTCTCAATCTTCAGGTGAATCAGATGTTGGAGGAAAAGGTGCAGCCATATATTCAGGATATAGGCAATGGAGTTCTTTCTGAACCTATTTTATTAAAACCACAACAAAATCAGGAtaaggtctctctctctctctctctctctctctctctctctctctctctctctctctctcacacacacacacacacacgcacgcACACACGTACGTGCACATCTATATATGTTATGCATGTTGGATAGGATAGGCTCTCAAAATTTTATCAAGAATGTTGTTCTCATTTGATGATGAAGGTTACATGCACGCCATACACACTCCGATTtattgcgtttttttttttttgcaaaatcaGCTATAACTTCCTATATTACACTGTCTTACAAAATGATGGGTGATTTTGCTTTTGTGCAAAAGATGTTCAAATGCAGAAACTTCAATGCTATCTAAATTCTAaagttttactttgaattttctaaaataaaataattttcaaaaatgtttgtGTGTTTCGCCTTCCCTACCATCTATCTTGCTCTTTATTTTAGTTGCAGTGACGTGATTTTCTAAACTCACTTAACCATTGCAGAGACAACGACGAAAGAGGTGGttcttcttttgaaaaatggcCAATGCTGGTGATGCTAGAGCATGCTTTTGTATTCATCATTGTATAAATTTATAATCTGTAACCATCGATGATTGTATCATACTGATGAATTTTGTATTTGCTTTTTGACCTTCTCCGTTTAGTTGCTTTGGATTGTgctctttctatattttttgacCTGAGTGTGAGTAAGGAGTCACGTGCTAAGAAAGAAACAAGGTGTTGAATATAGAGAGCATAACAATGTGAGTTTGGAAGGCCAAACTAATTGAAATGTTCAACACTTATTGAGCCAAATTGCTTGAAACCTCAGCTTAGAGGACTATTATGGGATCTTTATCATTAAAAAAGCCTTGGAGAAGCAaaatataatgaataataattaacagAAAGGGGTTGAAAGAGaagccaaaggctctgagcaccactgactaaagaaattgaaagaaaaaactaAACTCAGAGCCCTCCTGagtcaagtacttgtggtgtttatataTCGAGTAAAAGTTTGAAAATAAAGTATTTAGAGTCACAGTTAAACTCAAAGGAGCAAAGCTCCCAAAAAACGAGAAAGacaaaggctctgagcatcaattatgggaaaaaatgaaaagaagaaaaataaacttaaagAGCTCCCTATTTATGTGCTTGTAGTGTTTATGTGTTGAGCGAAACTTGAGACAACATTTAAAATCATAGCTAAGTTCAAAGTGCAAAACACCAAATGAACTTAAAACtgtgaaaagaaagtaaataagcttgtTTCAAGGTGACGATTCAAGAAAAGACTTCATAATTTAATCTGGATAGAGGTCTTGAAAGATTATAATCATTTGTGCTGAATTGTGCATAAGTGAAACAGCTAACCAAAACCACTTGAATTGTTACCATTTAACCTTGCATTTTAAGCTTTAAAATTATTGATGATTAAGGCATGATTCTttgcttgcttgaggacaagtaagagcttaagtttggtattgtgatgcatgagcatcttatgTACTTTTCTTGGGTGTTTCTTAGGTAAAAGAGATGATTTTTTGCTTGATAACTGTTCATATCCTGCCCAAGAGCGTAAGCCAGGCTCAAT
This region of Arachis hypogaea cultivar Tifrunner chromosome 8, arahy.Tifrunner.gnm2.J5K5, whole genome shotgun sequence genomic DNA includes:
- the LOC112707420 gene encoding uncharacterized protein, whose product is MSKDRIVKAVKKFVGVRYKVFTKHYGQDIIDFFDLPIKLVLSPFTLAFAIAGSAPRGFGVPELISKLSYASVFAVATLGTYDIALDLGKKVICQRNCRTCNGWQALRCTMCRGSGRVHYQVKNCSFKTGEKATAESVADAIADNRAEIVHLPSSLDLHIPLPSKECPSCDGTGVMSCPECKNKLQVRISADDIMEPPWKAYNILRKMDYPFEHITHSMKDPSIAAFWLLTFPQIMGGFTYDDDVKQKIWWQYKESTQYDQLRDVVAKRKPGWEYLQEALISIDPERARDDPIIVRNVPFYKAKKALESEVMKLDPPPRPPNWGELDLPLSSSSWSEEDLKDPEKFYEMTVLLNAQREISNKILDAQWETKWRQEKVNQMLEEKVQPYIQDIGNGVLSEPILLKPQQNQDKRQRRKRWFFF